A single window of Chloracidobacterium thermophilum B DNA harbors:
- a CDS encoding glucose 1-dehydrogenase produces MGKLDGKVAVVTGAASGIGEATARLFYAEGASVVLSDIQDERGAAIAAELGERAAYCRADVTQESDIAALVDFAVARFGALDVMYNNAGAQGVSAPIAETPAEGFDATVALLLRSVFLGMKHAAQVMLPRHTGNIISTASIAGLRTGNAPHIYSACKAAVIHLTRSVAMELGEQGIRVNCVCPGFIATGIFGSAFGLPPDAARALAPLMAPMQVQAQPLRHAGQPVDVAQAVLWLASDDARFVNGHALVVDGGLIAGRSWTEYQHMRESLTKGIQAALGQGGS; encoded by the coding sequence ATGGGTAAACTCGATGGAAAAGTGGCGGTTGTCACCGGCGCCGCCAGTGGAATTGGCGAGGCCACAGCGCGTCTGTTTTACGCCGAAGGGGCTTCGGTCGTCCTGAGCGACATCCAGGATGAACGTGGTGCCGCCATTGCGGCCGAACTCGGTGAACGGGCCGCCTACTGCCGGGCGGATGTCACCCAGGAATCGGACATCGCGGCACTGGTGGATTTTGCCGTTGCCCGGTTTGGCGCGCTCGACGTGATGTACAACAACGCCGGGGCGCAGGGCGTTTCAGCGCCTATTGCCGAAACGCCGGCTGAGGGGTTTGACGCGACGGTTGCCCTGCTGCTGCGCAGCGTCTTTCTGGGAATGAAGCATGCGGCGCAGGTGATGCTTCCCCGGCACACCGGAAACATCATCAGCACGGCCAGCATTGCCGGGCTGCGCACCGGAAATGCACCGCATATTTACAGTGCCTGCAAAGCGGCGGTTATTCACCTGACACGCTCCGTAGCCATGGAACTGGGCGAGCAGGGGATTCGGGTCAACTGTGTCTGTCCGGGTTTTATTGCAACTGGCATTTTTGGCAGCGCCTTTGGTCTTCCGCCGGATGCAGCGCGCGCGCTGGCGCCGCTGATGGCACCGATGCAGGTTCAGGCGCAGCCACTGCGCCATGCGGGACAGCCGGTGGATGTGGCGCAGGCGGTCCTGTGGCTGGCCAGCGACGATGCCCGCTTTGTCAACGGGCATGCGCTCGTTGTGGATGGCGGTCTCATCGCCGGCCGGTCGTGGACGGAATACCAGCACATGCGTGAATCGCTGACGAAGGGCATTCAGGCCGCCCTGGGGCAGGGCGGTTCGTGA
- a CDS encoding rhodanese-like domain-containing protein, with product MTDIQQITAPELARRLAAGDPIQLLDVREDWEYAFNRIPGSRLCPMSQLPVWAAELDPAQEYVIYCHHGIRSLHACAYLRSKGFTRLVNLIGGIDAWSHEVDPTVPLY from the coding sequence ATGACAGACATCCAGCAGATCACGGCGCCTGAACTGGCCCGGCGTCTTGCGGCAGGCGACCCCATACAGCTTCTTGACGTGCGCGAGGACTGGGAATATGCGTTCAACCGCATTCCGGGCAGCCGCCTGTGCCCGATGAGCCAACTGCCGGTGTGGGCTGCGGAGCTTGATCCCGCCCAGGAATACGTCATCTATTGTCATCACGGCATCCGCAGCCTGCACGCCTGCGCCTACCTGCGCAGCAAGGGCTTCACCCGTCTGGTCAACCTCATCGGCGGCATTGATGCCTGGTCGCACGAGGTTGACCCGACGGTGCCGCTCTACTGA